In Anseongella ginsenosidimutans, one genomic interval encodes:
- a CDS encoding Imm26 family immunity protein, translating into MIKKQKPVPGDIVKVKIDESMHTYARILNYTDFAFYDALTSEDIKAVEEIVSKPILFKAIVNDRGVEDGLWPIIGNVPLEDSLMNSTYYLPDIVDPSHFRIRENVKIREASREECVGLEVGVIWDPIHIEQRLKDHYEGNENIGLKTLDILENYKLGRD; encoded by the coding sequence ATGATAAAGAAGCAAAAACCGGTACCGGGAGATATTGTAAAAGTGAAGATTGATGAGTCAATGCATACTTACGCAAGAATATTAAATTACACCGATTTTGCATTTTATGATGCACTGACTAGCGAGGACATAAAAGCCGTTGAGGAGATTGTGTCAAAGCCAATCCTGTTTAAGGCAATAGTTAATGATAGAGGAGTCGAAGATGGCCTTTGGCCTATCATTGGAAATGTTCCTTTGGAAGATTCCTTAATGAATTCCACATACTACCTTCCGGATATTGTAGATCCAAGTCATTTCCGGATACGAGAAAACGTTAAAATTCGAGAAGCTTCAAGAGAAGAATGTGTTGGATTGGAGGTGGGTGTTATTTGGGATCCTATCCATATAGAACAACGGTTAAAAGACCATTACGAAGGAAATGAAAATATTGGCTTAAAAACGCTCGACATACTTGAAAATTACAAACTTGGTCGGGATTGA
- a CDS encoding DUF4259 domain-containing protein: MGVWGINIFDDDLAMDIRDEYNNSTKIGLSAQEATSLIVEKFEDEMQDPDESHVIWLSLAAIQMESCTLLDVVKERALDIISSESDLERWLSDPDHYTGRKIILEQLKKQLLQSRPSL, encoded by the coding sequence ATGGGCGTTTGGGGAATAAATATTTTTGACGACGATCTCGCGATGGATATTCGTGATGAATATAATAATAGCACTAAAATAGGCCTTTCGGCCCAGGAAGCCACCTCATTAATTGTGGAAAAGTTTGAGGATGAAATGCAAGATCCAGATGAATCACATGTAATTTGGTTATCCTTAGCAGCTATACAAATGGAAAGCTGCACCCTTTTAGATGTTGTAAAGGAACGAGCTTTAGATATTATCTCTTCTGAAAGTGACCTGGAAAGATGGCTTTCCGATCCGGACCATTATACCGGGAGAAAGATAATATTGGAGCAACTAAAAAAGCAGCTACTTCAATCCCGACCAAGTTTGTAA